The window ccgggaccaatgggcccatgggtaccggttcgtgagcgaaccgggactaatgggcttacctggcccgaacgtatgccctgttttctactagtggcatgTTGGAGGGTCGAGGGATCCAGTTATGTTGCCATATATTCGTAGTCATTCCATCCCAATGAACTGATTATACCCTACGCGAGCATGTCACGTCCATAAAGGATAGCACGCCATATTTGTGAGGGTGATCCACCTAGCTCAGACTGCAAAAAATCAACAGAGGGGAAGTATTTTGCTTTGAGAATCCTTGCACTTAAAGAATTTGGGTCCATAAGAACACGCCATGCCTGCCTTGCCAGTAATGCAAGATTAAACAACTCAATGTCTCGGAATCCAAACCTCCACGGTGCTTTGGCCTGGTCATCATGCTCCAAGAAACCTAGCTCGGTTTTCTCGTACCTTCCTTGCTCCCCCACTTTTACGAATTAAAGAATTAATATGTTCACACAACCCACAAGGTAGTTTGAAGCAGTACATGGAGTATACCCGGACGACCTAAGCAATAGACTTAATAAGGACCTCCATGCCACCAACTGATAACAACTTGGCCATCCATCCCTTGGCTTTGTTCCATATCTATCTTTCAAAAACTTGAAGGCTTCATTCTTACAATTGCCTATATTAGAAGGCATCCTCAGATATCTTTTTGACAAAGATTCATTAGTAACATTAAGAGCACTTTTGACTTCTTCTCTTAGGCTATTCGGGCATCCCTTACTGAAGAAGATTGAAGATTTTGACAAATTAATTTTCTGTCCAGAGGCATTACAATAACTCTCCAACAAAGAAGACAACTCATTTGCTCCATCTACACTGGCCTTGACAAACAACATGCTATCATCCGCAAAGAAAGTGGATTACCGGCAGTGCCAATGGAGCTGCTCGGATTCCACTAAGGTGCGATGATTCATCTTTTATTTTTAAGAGGCACGAAAGACCCTTCGCTGCCACCAAGAACAAATATGGAGAAATTGGGTCCCCCTGTCGGATCTCCTTGGATGGTTTAAATTCTTCCAACTTGCCACCTTTAAAAAGGACAGAGAATTCAACATAACTCACCATCTGCATAATTAAAGAAACCTAGGATGGTGCAAAACCCATCTTGGTCATTATTGCCTCCAGATAATTCCACTCAACCCGGTCATAGACTTTCATCATGTCTAACTTCATGGCACATAACATGTTTCTTATTGCTTTACTCCTCTTTAGGAAATGATGACACTCATATGCCGTTATGATATTATATGTAATCAGACGTCCGGGTACAAATGCAGATTGCTCTTCAGATATGACCTCAGGCAAGATTTGCGTCAATCTATTTGATAGCACTTTCGAGGAAATTTTGTAGAGAATATCACACAAACTTATTGAACGGAATTGAGACAGTTCAGTGGGGTCTTTACCTTGGGGATTAATACCAGAATGGTTTCTTTAATTACATCTGGACTTTTCTCACCACAAAGACTGCAAAGGATAACATTCATGACCTCAGCTCTACACAACTCCCAATGACGCTGAAAGAAACGTGCAGGTAATCTTGGATGAGTTCTATAGTAATCAGGCTAGGTTGATTAGTAGTCCGTGTTAGGACTGAACTAGTGTACGTATGTCCGGCTCGCTTGCAAGCTAGTTGTACTAATCTTTTTGCATGGTGATACATCTCATTCATATTATAAAGATTAAAATATAAGTCATGTAATGACCGATTTGAAAAACTAAAAAAACAACAAAATGTCTTTAAGCTTGACTCCAACGCCCGTCGCCTGCCTTCGTCACCACCACATCaaccacaaaagaaaaaaaataacggatcaccttctcacccgagctcgacacggctccatcgctgatatacaGCTTTGcgaacctccaaggtggctcaccaaagatgaagccattgcctTGAACAAATCAGACCGAGTCAACACCCCGGACATGTCATTGAACTTCATATCTCGCACCCCACCACGGTtaagacgccgaaggaggaaaccatatctgccatctaccaaccacgaacccagcacatgtTTCGTCTTTCAGATGTCATCGATGCGGACcagaatctgcatccgctcctggactacttcCCATGCTCCATGCCGATGCTGGAGCGGACGCCGTcacaacggcggagcccgaggacacaagtcCATCACAAGGATGTCATCGACGTCGCCGCCACGGCATCCCTGCTCAAAGATTTCCAAATCCATCACCGACCATAGAGACGATCGCCTCGCCGCAGAAGAATCCGAAGTTTCTTTATTCAGCATCGCCGTCGACGCCGTCAAAGCAAAAACGCCGAACGATCCAAAAATCTAAACTATTAAGACCCTAGAATCTAAAACTAAAACGATCCGCACGCGCGGTATCCGGCGACACCCTCACCACTGGTGACCAAGAGATCGCCGCCGGAAGACGACGCTCTtggcagcggcggctagggttccgtcgGTAGCCAAAAGGGGAAAACCCTCCACGCTGCAAGCATGCAGCTGTTCTGAACCCAGCTCCAGGTTTTGAAGAATCTGGAGTTCCCCTTATTTATTAGAGTTAATTACACAAAAGCACAACTTCAGGATAACTTATAACACTTTACCACAACTTTTGAGTTTTTTAACAAAAAACCACAACTTCAGTTCAACTTATAACACTTTACCACAATTTTTGAGTTTTTGTAACACAAAACCACAACTTCTGAACTAATTCTCAACATTGAGCCCAAATCTACCAGTCAACTTCTTTTAATATACAATCTGATTGACTGGACCCACATGTTAGGAACTAAGCAGGAAAAAGATGGCATGTGCGCATCTCCGATGTGGCCTAGCATTTCCTTCTCTTGCCATCCCGTACCGGCGCTATAAACTCCACCGACGCATTAAGCAGGGAGCTGGGTGTTGTTGGGGGTGGTCAAAATTCTGCCACAGGATGATCACTCCAAGCGTCCTCAATGGCGAGGTTCCTAGTGTCGCAAAGCCGCACCCGCATGTCACTATCGTTGGCGATGGAGTTCCAAAATGATCTCGGCGTCATAATCAGTGAGGACGAGCACGTTGCACTGGTCGTTAAGCATGAGGTGGCAGCCCTGATTGTGCACAACGTGGCGGCACAGATGTGCCGGCAGCGGCCGTTCGGACTATGGCATGGTCGGGCGGGGCGCGCGAACTAGACAGAGAGGTCCTGGGGAGGACGAGCGCGTCTCTACGACGGTGGAGCACAAGGCAAGAGCCTTGTCTATGCACGACGTGGTATAGTGCATGTGCTAGCTGCAGTTGTCCAGACGACAACATGGTTGGGCGGAGTGCGCCAGACGAAGAAGGTGAAGATGACATATCTTTTTTCTTTTCCGGGGTAGATGGCGTAGAAGCTGCAGGTGAACGCGTCATCGAGGAGACGACGATGTTGTATGCACACTGCTATGTTACACACATTCAGTTAGCGCCACATAGGAGGGAACTTGTCGCCTAgagcctgacatgtgggcccaatcatTCAGATTGGCTGTTAAAAGAAGTTGACCGGTAGATTTGGGCTCAATGTTGAGAATTAGGCCAACAGTTGgagtgcggctaatctgcacccgggctcatctgcacccacgcttagaaaaaaaaatcaaaaaaatactagaaaaattcaaaaaattccaaatttttttgtggtggtagataatttgacgcgtgaggtgcgccccaaaattcaactcatttgaacatctgagcagctctcggcaaaaaagacaaaatcagggtctgtaaaaatgtatACTGTTCACGCACtattttgacccgatttgtcttttttgccgagagctgctcagatgtccaaatgagttgaattttgaggcgcacctcacgcgtcaaattatctaccaccacaaaaaatttggaattttttgaatttttctagtatttttttgaattttttgctgagagggagcagatgagcccgggcaccgTTTTGAGTTTTCCCAACAGTTGTGGTTTTGTGTTAAAAAACTCAAAAATTGTGGTAAAGTGTTATAAGTTGCCACGAAGTTGTGGTTTTGTGTTAAAAAACTCAAATGTTGTGGTAAAGTGTTATAAGATATCCTGAAGTTGTGGTTTTGTGTAATTAACTCTATTTATTACTCTACTACTAGTACAAGGGGATTGCCTTGCCGGGATCTAAAAGTTTCCATTGCCGGGGTACAAGGGGATTGCCACCGGTGAGGAAAACGATTCGCAGCCCACCTCTTGCTCGCTCGAACAGAGACACACACGAACCGCTCGGTCATATCTCCCCTCTCCCTCGCGTTCTCCCTCTGGAAACCctcagcgccgccgccacgcccggCCCCCTCGGTCGCCGGCCGGATTCTCTCCAACTACTCCAGATCCGGCCGTCCCAGCTAGTTCCCCGCCGATTCCCGTCCTCACAGCCGCGAGTACCGCCGTCAGCGAGGAGCAGCGCCGGTGGGGGAAGGAGGAGCGAGCTCAGTGAGGAGCAGCGCCGGCGAGCAAGGAGGAGCATCCCGACGACCAATCCCCATCGCCCAAAGCGCAATGTGAGCTCCTCTGTCTTCTTTCCTATGGTGTACTGTACGTACTGTTGTTAATGTAATGTGCAAAAAAATTCAGATATGTGTGCAGCTTCAAAGTTCGGATATTACATGAGGTGGCATTGctgttattactccctccgtccggaattacttgtctcagaaatggatgtatctaaaactaaaatacatctagatacatccatttccacgacaagtaattccgaacggagggagtacatgctgaaAATTTTCAGCTGCTGTAGTTGCTGTTATTGCACGCTGAATTCCTGCTGAACAGTTAAGATAGCTGCTGCTGAATAGTTCACATAAATGTTGTTGAATTGCTGCTTAATACTGTACTAGTTAAGAGAGCTGCGCGTACAAAAAAATCTGCTGCATTGCAGCTCCAATGTGCTTTGTACGGAAGGCTCAACCTGTTCCCAAATGTTATGTGACAGCACAATGCAGGCGGCAGCGCCGTGCAGACAAGGCCCTAGCTATTACTCTACCTCTTTGGCAGAGTCACCGTCGAGAACAATATTTATGTAGTTCTAAAGCTAAAATACCATCTTACTCATGGAGCTTGTTCCCTTTCAGGTGTGATGAACATGTCGGAGATACTGCTCAGCCACCGTCAGCACAAGCAGTACAAGAACTAGTTGATTCATTCTCAGATCAACAGCTTGATGCTACAGAAATACAAAAGTCGATGCATGGTGGGATCCAAAAACAAGCAAAGAACGACACAGTCTTTACTCCCAAGCAAGCTGGGTTAGGCAGATCATACAGGGAGATGTTGACGGACGAGGAAGAAGATGTGGTTTCATACCGTCCTTTCTGGGAATACACTTGGGGCGACAAGTGTGGTTCCTTCGAAGACTACAGTAATCTACTTATATGACTCATACTCTTCTTTTCTTCTTACTCTATTATGCCTTGAGTAGATTACATTGTTCCTTACCGAAAGCTTGCTTAGTAGAATAATTAACAAGAAAGTGGATCTTTTTTGGTCAGTTTTATATTGTTGGCCTGAATTAAGAGATGTGAAAAAGAGCTAATTACTTGCATCTTTCCCTTTGTTTGGCTGCAGCCTTTTTGACTCCCACACTTTATACATATGGAACCATCCCAGCACATGCTGGCCCCTTCGGTTTCTTGCAGATCTTCTCCATCAAAGTCATGGAGAATGAAATGTGGAGAATCAGGTGGCCAGTGGAGGTATATGGCTTCATTGCTGCTCGAGACAATTTGGATCGCAATCGCAACCTTCTGTTCAGCCAGACAAGGGATGAGCCCCAAATTCTCACTCAACAGGTAAATTTTTTGTTGTTAATTCTCATGCTGCCGTTACTAACTTAACATAATCTAGTGTTGTCCTCTGCACCTGTATGTCTTATCCGTACTAAGGTTATACACAGGGCCAAGCTAAGCAGCCTTTTTGGCTGCCTGCATATGCGTGCAGAGGAGATGATTGGTCGCTTCTTAAGTCGGGTTccattttcaaatttaaaatacaAATAATGTTTTGGAATAAATACATCCTACTCTGTCAACTGTTTAACAGTATATAATTTCAACCATGAGCTACCAAAGTGCCTATTGTGCATCCTCTATCTATTAAAGTGTGAGCACACAACCATAGGCTGAATCCACCCCAGTTTTATCCAAGGTGGTGGTACCTGCGTTGCtcaggcatggacacatgcatctgATTTAGGATTAAGCCGTTTAGGTGTCCCAAGTGTCAGTCGGGCATGGACAGTAATCTCAAATCCAAAAAAGGGAAAAAGACGCTGGTGTCTGAGTGCTGGCAGGCGTGGTTGTCACAACATTGTGTAATTGTGAAGATAAACTGACTTTATAGGGTGGTCAATTACTAATTTGGATATGTAACAAATGATGCCTGCAGGATTCATTTTTGCAGTTGACTGGCCCGCGTCGCCCAATTGCGTTGATCGACCCTGTTGTCTTTGAGATTCAACTAAAAGTGAAGGGCACAACTGAGTGTGAGGATGAAACATTGATGGCTCGATCGTTTGAATATGGACATGGTTTTGGAGAATATGGTGAGCTTGCCTGTCGTTGTTGGGCCGGTAATTTTTGCACACTAGAGATCACCTCTGCGCTACTTTCCAGAACGGTTGCAGTCACTACCATCTCCGCTGATGTTATTAAAGggtcatggcctggtgattataGAGGCCGTGTGGTTGCCCATACTGCTGACATAGATGAGGATTTTGTGCTGCTTGATTCTGGAGAAGGACGTCTGCAAGTGAATCCAGACGGCCGTATTGTCCTTCAAAGGGGTGTTGTTTGTGTGGAACATGAGGGAATGCTTACGGTTTCTGTGGAAGCCTACTCAAAGGCGGGTACTTGTCGTGCAGATTGCGTTGAATTCAAGCCCAGAAAATCCCTCACAAGTGATGGTACTTGCAACCTTGGTTTCTGCACTGTGCAGTTTATCGTTGGTTGGTGCCCCATGGCAAGAAAGCATGATCTGATGTATGATGGCAACTGAGTTCAACTGCATCAGTTTGGTGTTCCCATCCCAGTAGTATGATGTAGATGTCCAGCTAATTAACAAGTTATGATTGATCAAGTGTCCAAACTGTTTAGAAATCATGTTATGTCTGGTGGCCAGACTATTTAAAGGTCATGTCATGTCCAGCTAATTAGCAAGTTATGTGTAGAAATCATGTCATGTCTAGTGTCCAAGTGGCACACTATGGTTCAGATTTTGGCAAACTGCTCATTGAACATATAAACCTCGCTAGGCTACCCGCCTAGCGAGGGCGACCTGCGAGCGCCGGCGATTCAGGATCGAGCGATCCTTTTACTGTGCTGCTTTTTACCCTGGTGGAAGCTGGTCAACCGTTGGTCTCTTTCTCATGCACGATCTCATTCTGGCGCTGGATGACCGGTGGGCTCGTTAGATTGTGGGGTCTAGCGAACGGAGAGTGGGCTGCTCATAGGTTTGCGTCGCAGTTTACTGCGTGCATCTGCCAGGAGGATAGAAACATGGGGATGGGTTGCGTGTGTGCAGTAAAACATAGCCGCCCCCATTCTCCCCCTCTCGCGCCGCTCATCCCCACCTCCTCCCACGCGCCttctcgctcgccgccgccgccgccatggcctcttCCTGCTCCGTCCTCATCCCTGGCGTGTCCCGTGCGCGAGAGGCTGCCACCTCTCCTCACCTTCTCCTCGCTTCCCGGTCTGAACCGAAGGGATTGACGCGGCCGCCGGGGATTACTCCAGTTCATCGTCGATGCGAGTAGGGGAGCAACAGCCGCCTCCCTCTCGGCCTCCCCGTCTCGTCGGAGCCGCCGCTCTCGGGGCCCTTCCCAGCCATCCGAGGATCTCCCATCCCATCCCGAGCCAGATTTCAGTGATAGGGGAGGAGAGAATGGACGATGCATCAGGTCCCCGCCACCTCTTTTGCGGCACAGCACAACGGCCTCTGCAGAAGCTAAGCAGCAGTTGCCTCGTCTCCTTTTCAATCGCAACCCGTGCGACCTTTAATCTCAATAGCAGAGCCCTCAGTTTTTAGGGAAGGTGTGCTCGTGCTTGTGATGGTTGGCCACATCCCAGCAGCGTGTGGGAGCCGCTGTTTTCAGCCAGAGTTGGGTCTCCTTGCCATTCATCACCAGCCTGTCTGCAGGTATGGTAGCTACTAGCTCCTACTCTTCTATTTGATACTGATGAAAAAGGAGAGGCACAAGATGAAAAAGGAGAGGCGCAAATCTTCAGACCTTTGCTTCCGTAGTTTCACTGAACTGAACTTCTCTAAAATATACCCCAACCAGAGCTTAGTCTTAGATATTTTGTTTGTAATTTAAATTTGCTCAGAGTGATTACTCCACCATTACAATGATGTTTATAGTGGCAAAATGATTGTATATGTATGGTTGATTGATACAAAAGCTGGACAGTTATGTCGAACCTTTTATCTTGACATTTTCCTTTTATGTATCTACTAAAGATAAGGGAGAACCTTTTATCTTGGCTGAATCGTTGTTTGAGAGAAAATAGAAAGACGAAGGCGATGAAGAGGATACATGAGCGGTCAAGTCAGCGTGAGGTGGAGAAGATGTGGTGTTTCTGTCGGCGGCGCTGGGCCAGCAACATCAGGCAGTGGACTACGGGGAGCTGCCGTGGGTGGTGGCTACAGTTTCCACGAGAGTGGGGTGGGGGTGGCACACGTGGGGGCGATGGCAGCAAGTGGATCCGTACCGCTGAGGTGCACAACCACTCCGAGAAGGTAATGACCTTGCTTGTTGTCGTGCGCTTTGCTCTTCTCTTCTCGCCCTGTTCAAGTGATAATTCTTAattgcttgttggggttgatcaTTGATTAGGCCACAACAGCAGAGGAGCGGGATCGGTGAGAAGATTGAAGGTGTTGCGGACCCTGATACTCAATTCCAACAAGGTCATGAcctttttttccttctttctttgtCGGTGGATTTGCGGCTGCTGAGTTCGTGTTTGTGATGAAATTAATGAGTTAATGTTTGCACTGGTTTGCATGTTATAGATTAACAAGGCATCTATGCTTGACGAGGCCATTGAGTATGAGAAGCAGCTGTATCTGGAAGTTAGTAAGCATGCATGGATGCATGGTTGGATGATGAGCTTAGATTGAGGGAGATGGTGGTCTCATCGAGGACGTATGCATGTAAGATCTCTATGATTAGGGCCCAATGCTCAGTTAATTTCTGAGTGATGGAGTTCGTCGAATAAACGTGAACCACATCATAGGAAGGGGTGTTATTCTAGCTTTAGTCGATGCACAATATTCAATTCATATATGATTCCAACGGCTTTACTTCCATATCACAGGTTTTCCCAAACCAAATATTAGTAATGCCACATGTATACGATTAGTGTCTATTCATTTGTTTTGTTTCCACTTCCATTTTATTGCCAGCAAGCAACATTGACCTCAGACATCTACTACTCATTGCCTTTGCTATACGGATTTATATAAAAAACGAAATTTAGCCTGCCATGTATGTGAACATTTCTTCCGTTACAAGGGCTCTCCAGGCTTATGATCTTTCTAGGATAATTGATTGTTGAATCTGAAGGTATATAATCAGTTTGTTAACTCATGTATCTTTATGCATTTTTGTTCATCCTCAAAATATTGTTGCTtactttccttgtcctacatttttgaggttgctgaggaggttcAGTTCTTGTAGGCAGGGTAAAACTTGAGTCGCCTACAAATGATTTTGCCCGTTTGTTGAATGTTTTTCTGGGCTTGTGCATGGCGAGCCCGCTGGGCTGCTTATGAGCAGTTTGCACTATAGGTTGTCAAATCCTTGCAAGATAGAATGTGTTTTTTGCATTCTGGGCTTATAATGGAGTAATCAACAGCTACGACCATGCAGGTACGAACTTTGTATGAGAGGCTAAGATAGGCATGGCGACATGGATCATGGTAGTTGGTTTTGCTAGATTTCATGTGTCTATCCATCTGTGCTATCTCCAGCAATGTGTATTTTTTCCATGTATCTCTCATTCTTCCATGTAGCTAGAGACTTAGAATAACCAACGAAACTTTCTCAGTTTTGTGTTTTCGCTCTTCTCAGATTTTAGGCTGGGTGTATAGAGATGTGTGGCACACACTGAATTTAGATTTCAGTGGGAATATATCATTGTGCCATGTTCAAAATTAGAACTACAGAGAAGAATGAAATTTTGTGATTAGGCTGATGTGGTGTTTCTTTTTAAATAAATGGCATGCTAACTTGCTGGTTTAATTTAGGTGTGTAGGATAGTGTCTCCTCTCCGTTGCAACAAACAACTTTCTCAGGTTTGTCCAGTGGTTTGATGCAGCTGAACCATAGAAGCAACCAATAGCTATTCTGAATAACTATGACTGTTCTCAGCTGAACCACACCTGTACTAGCTGAACCAAGGAAGcaacttacactagtagaaaacaaggctttcgttcgggccaggtaagcccattagtcccggctcagtcacgaaccgggacccatgggcccattggtcccggttcgtgaggccagggggcctgccgggcctcgtgggggtattggtcccggttcgtctagcccctttggtcccgattgttgggacaaaccgggaccaatgggcctcgctcctggcccaccatcatcggtcccggttggtggcctgagccGAGAgcaaagggtggtctttagtaccgggtcaAGCCACAAACCAGCCAGGGAAGAGGGCTTTTGTGTGTAAaacataaataaaataaataaaaatagcaacagtaagtagaaacaaaataaaataaataaagcaaaaaagaaagattttcataaaataaataaaaaagcaaaaaagaaaagaaaataaataagtagaaacaaaataaactttaataaataagtaaaaataaaataaacttttataaaacCTATAGTAttaatgaaactaaaattatataaaatttatgcaactaaaattatgaacgtattttctgttcaaaacattaaaagaaaaaagaattttcataaagaatttttttgtcagaaactttaatagcaaaaagaatcatcataaagattttttttgttagaaactaaaataacaaaatatatttttgaatataatgataaaacatagtaatattaaatagcaggaaaaagaatcactcaaaaatctatgtttatagtaaagttattcaaaaactagtgattcacacaaatttcaaaaaattcaaatttaaactattcaaattggagaacaaatggcactaacagaaagtttataatttttattacctaaaagcaaaaaggaactaaaaaataaagaaaaaacaaaaaagtaatgcaaaaaacaaaaaaaaactggaaaaaaatgccacctactgggccactatggcctgaatacgactagaaaccctaccatgggccaggattcaggcccgcagaaggcccagtaggcccaacaggcatagcagtgacaattaggcccgtaagcctgcaatcgagaggagctcgagaggggtgcgacagtggggcttataaaccactgcgcgcccctctcaactagcgaggtgggactaaagttttggccacgggcagcacgaggcctttggtcctggttggtggcaccaaccgggactaaaggtgggcattggtaccgaaccggtaccaatgcccacctttagtcccggttgggaccaaaggcctctgcttcccgccctttgggctgctgaaaagagacctttggtcccggttggtggcagcaaccgggactaaaggtgggcattgcTCCCGGTtactgccacaaaccgggactaaagcctttGTTATATAAGccagcacttgtgaaaatttcgtTTCAGTTCTTCGATCCCTACGACGCCGTCACCAGGCTGCCCGAGCTTGCCCCGTCGACGCTGTCGCCGCCCTTTGCCCCGtcgacgccgccgcccctgccccgaccacgccgccgTCGGCCCGCCCCGACTATGCCGTCGTTGCCCCGCCCCGACCACGTCGCTGtcgcccctgccccgaccacgccACGCNNNNNNNNNNNNNNNNNNNNNNNNNNNNNNNNNNNNNNNNNNNNNNNNNNNNNNNNNNNNNNNNNNNNNNNNNNNNNNNNNNNNNNNNNNNNNNNNNNNNNNNNNNNNNNNNNNNNNNNNNNNNNNNNNNNNNNNNNNNNNNNNNNNNNNNNNNNNNNNNNNNNNNNNNNNNNNNNNNNatgtatatatgtatgtatgttctctgtgtatatatgttcatgtatgcaaaagatagatttttagaaaagttttatctatgtaTGTTCTCTGAGTTAGTGCATTtttggttagtttcatttttagaaaagttatatatatttaggaagaaggaagagaaggaagaaggaagaagaagaaaaacttttATATATGGAAAAGTTACATTTTAGAAAAAATTTatctaggaagaaggaagaaggaagaagaagaaaaagaaggagaagaaaaaggaaaataagaagaagaggaagaaggagaagaagaaggagaaaaggaggagatgaagaagaggagaaataaataagaataggagaagaagaggagaagaagaaaggaatagaagagaagaagaaaaaatagagtaatttctatatattttttcttcacctctattcctttcttcttctcctcttttttctttttttttctttatcgggtatgtcgttgtcaatataccacctccccgataacttcgacatgaaggGGGGggttcgatataccccctccccgataacttcaacatgaggaggaatatgggtcgagggttcgagggtcatcgagggttcgagggttgagGGGTCGATGGTTAGAATTTTTaatgttcatagaattttttttggtgatattattgtcgaATATGCAAACGTTTGTATGTTCATATGTaaagaatatgtcaattttttgtagtagatgatgatgatgatatatgaaaacttgATCAATTTTTTCTGGTGTAATTTTGTTCGATGAATGTTTTCTGTTAAAACTCATATTAAGTTTGTTCGATGAATGTTTCATGGGAGAGAGGGAGTAAAAACTCATCAGACATGAGGGGGGAGGAGTCCCCCTCCGGTTCCTAACTCTCTCGGGAATTCAACATATATTCAACATGAGGGGGTGAGGGtcaataccccctccccgataacttcgacatgagggggggtcgatataccccctccctgctacgtcttgagcttgcgttggttttccttgaagaggaaagggtgatgcagcaatagtagcgtaagtatttccctcagtttttgagaaccaaggtatcaatccagtaggaggctcctcaaaagtcccacgcacctacacaaacaaacgaagaactcgcaaccaacgcaataaaggggttgtcaatcccttcatggccacttgcgaaagtgag is drawn from Triticum dicoccoides isolate Atlit2015 ecotype Zavitan chromosome 4A, WEW_v2.0, whole genome shotgun sequence and contains these coding sequences:
- the LOC119287851 gene encoding uncharacterized protein LOC119287851 isoform X1; translation: MCDEHVGDTAQPPSAQAVQELVDSFSDQQLDATEIQKSMHGGIQKQAKNDTVFTPKQAGLGRSYREMLTDEEEDVVSYRPFWEYTWGDKCGSFEDYTFLTPTLYTYGTIPAHAGPFGFLQIFSIKVMENEMWRIRWPVEVYGFIAARDNLDRNRNLLFSQTRDEPQILTQQDSFLQLTGPRRPIALIDPVVFEIQLKVKGTTECEDETLMARSFEYGHGFGEYGELACRCWAGNFCTLEITSALLSRTVAVTTISADVIKGSWPGDYRGRVVAHTADIDEDFVLLDSGEGRLQVNPDGRIVLQRGVVCVEHEGMLTVSVEAYSKAGTCRADCVEFKPRKSLTSDGTCNLGFCTVQFIVGWCPMARKHDLMYDGN
- the LOC119287851 gene encoding uncharacterized protein LOC119287851 isoform X2 codes for the protein MCDEHVGDTAQPPSAQAVQELVDSFSDQQLDATEIQKSMHGGIQKQAKNDTVFTPKQAGLGRSYREMLTDEEEDVVSYRPFWEYTWGDKCGSFEDYTFLTPTLYTYGTIPAHAGPFGFLQIFSIKVMENEMWRIRWPVEVYGFIAARDNLDRNRNLLFSQTRDEPQILTQQIRENLLSWLNRCLRENRKTKAMKRIHERSSQREVEKMWCFCRRRWASNIRQWTTGSCRGWWLQFPREWGGGGTRGGDGSKWIRTAEVHNHSEKATTAEERDR